A single window of Salvia splendens isolate huo1 chromosome 6, SspV2, whole genome shotgun sequence DNA harbors:
- the LOC121809382 gene encoding solute carrier family 25 member 44-like, with protein sequence MSLNTAEDDSATEIHLPADIDWEMLDKSKFFFLGAALFSGVSGTLYPIVVLKTRQQVMLNDCPCFKMAASIFRNEGWRGFYRGFGTSLMGTIPARALYVGALEVTKSSVGNVASLQLGLSEASASAIANAAAGLSASMAAQLVWTPIDVVSQRLMVQGGVGDGSSCAVGLKKYNGGIDAFRKIVLMDGVRGLYRGFGISILTYAPSNAVWWASYSMAHRGIWGCIGCYFCKKSENGNGYRPDGKSVMAVQAVSAAMASGASALVTMPLDTIKTRLQVLDGGRGGGRTPTVVQTVRSLVKEGGLGACYRGLGPRWASMSMSATTMITTYEFLKRLSTKNQESFAL encoded by the coding sequence ATGAGTTTGAACACCGCAGAGGATGACTCCGCAACTGAAATCCATCTGCCTGCTGATATAGATTGGGAGATGCTTGATAAATCCAAGTTTTTCTTCCTCGGCGCTGCTCTGTTTTCAGGTGTTTCAGGCACTCTTTACCCAATTGTTGTGCTGAAAACGCGGCAGCAGGTGATGTTGAACGACTGCCCTTGCTTCAAAATGGCGGCCTCCATCTTTAGAAACGAGGGGTGGAGGGGTTTCTACCGCGGTTTTGGGACTTCCCTTATGGGAACTATACCGGCCCGTGCCCTCTACGTGGGTGCTCTTGAGGTTACCAAGAGTAGCGTAGGCAATGTTGCTAGTCTCCAGCTAGGTTTATCCGAGGCCTCAGCTTCTGCCATAGCTAATGCCGCTGCTGGACTGAGTGCTTCCATGGCTGCTCAGTTGGTTTGGACGCCAATTGATGTGGTGAGCCAGAGGCTAATGGTGCAAGGAGGTGTGGGGGATGGGAGTTCTTGCGCGGTTGGGTTGAAGAAATATAATGGTGGGATAGACGCGTTTAGGAAGATTGTGCTCATGGATGGGGTGAGAGGGTTGTATAGAGGGTTTGGGATATCTATACTGACTTATGCTCCTTCTAATGCTGTGTGGTGGGCTTCTTACTCGATGGCGCATAGAGGGATTTGGGGCTGCATTGGATGCTACTTCTGCAAGAAGAGTGAGAATGGGAATGGTTATAGGCCGGATGGAAAGTCTGTGATGGCAGTTCAGGCAGTGAGTGCTGCAATGGCTAGTGGAGCATCTGCGCTCGTGACAATGCCTCTCGACACCATTAAGACGAGGCTGCAGGTTTTGGATGGAGGCAGGGGTGGGGGTAGGACTCCCACAGTTGTGCAAACCGTGAGGAGCTTGGTGAAGGAGGGTGGGTTGGGTGCTTGCTACCGAGGGCTGGGGCCGAGATGGGCTTCAATGTCGATGTCTGCAACGACCATGATCACCACCTATGAGTTTCTCAAGCGGCTCTCGACTAAGAATCAAGAGAGCTTTGCTTTGTGA
- the LOC121809879 gene encoding nuclear transcription factor Y subunit A-7-like isoform X2 translates to MATETETTKERDFYHLKLSEPQRQDQDSSSTLSTDQSHHEGSTSAGSDLQMKNVSFQPEYFSHQVQMEHNQSSDWASYSMAAPYYGRIATAYDPNSVIYPQMAGVVQARAVLPLDHDQGIPMFVNAKQYHAILRRRQTRAKLEAQNKVARTRKPYLHESRHHHALRRARGSGGRFLNTKKSSPTAEEPKSSTSWGTSTTSGSDVSCIFNNDDLFQQPRMGTQSRTMEHNNMLLLSMDSCAQIRTTT, encoded by the exons ATGGCAACGGAGACAGAAACCACAAAAGAGCGCGACTTTTACCATCTGAAGCTGTCCGAGCCTCAACGCCAAGATCAAGATTCGTCCTCAACTCTATCCACAGACCAGTCTCATCATGAGGGATCTACTTCAGCTGGAAGCGACTTGCAGATGAAGAACGTGTCGTTTCAGCCTG AGTATTTCAGCCACCAAGTTCAGATGGAACACAATCAATCTTCG GATTGGGCATCTTACTCCATGGCTGCACCTTATTATGGCAGGATAGCAACTGCATACGATCCGAATTCGGTT ATTTATCCTCAAATGGCCGGGGTCGTGCAAGCAAGGGCCGTGCTACCTCTGGATCACGATCAAGGCATCCCCATGTTTGTCAACGCAAAGCAATACCACGCCATTCTCAGGCGTCGCCAAACCAGAGCTAAACTCGAGGCTCAGAATAAGGTGGCAAGAACAAGAAAG CCATATCTCCATGAGTCCCGCCACCACCACGCTCTGAGGAGAGCTCGGGGTTCCGGAGGGCGCTTCTTGAACACGAAGAAGTCGAGCCCCACAGCTGAAGAACCAAAGAGCAGCACCAGTTGGGGCACATCCACCACCTCTGGCTCTGATGTCTCCTGCATATTCAACAACGACGACTTATTCCAACAGCCACGCATGGGGACACAATCGCGTACGATGGAACACAACAACATGCTTCTGTTATCCATGGATAGTTGCGCACAAATCCGTACCACGACGTGA
- the LOC121809879 gene encoding nuclear transcription factor Y subunit A-3-like isoform X1, translating to MTMWFSGKQLEIPVPKSMATETETTKERDFYHLKLSEPQRQDQDSSSTLSTDQSHHEGSTSAGSDLQMKNVSFQPEYFSHQVQMEHNQSSDWASYSMAAPYYGRIATAYDPNSVIYPQMAGVVQARAVLPLDHDQGIPMFVNAKQYHAILRRRQTRAKLEAQNKVARTRKPYLHESRHHHALRRARGSGGRFLNTKKSSPTAEEPKSSTSWGTSTTSGSDVSCIFNNDDLFQQPRMGTQSRTMEHNNMLLLSMDSCAQIRTTT from the exons ATGACTATGTGGTTCTCTGGAAAGCAGCTCGAGATACCCGTCCCCAAGAGCATGGCAACGGAGACAGAAACCACAAAAGAGCGCGACTTTTACCATCTGAAGCTGTCCGAGCCTCAACGCCAAGATCAAGATTCGTCCTCAACTCTATCCACAGACCAGTCTCATCATGAGGGATCTACTTCAGCTGGAAGCGACTTGCAGATGAAGAACGTGTCGTTTCAGCCTG AGTATTTCAGCCACCAAGTTCAGATGGAACACAATCAATCTTCG GATTGGGCATCTTACTCCATGGCTGCACCTTATTATGGCAGGATAGCAACTGCATACGATCCGAATTCGGTT ATTTATCCTCAAATGGCCGGGGTCGTGCAAGCAAGGGCCGTGCTACCTCTGGATCACGATCAAGGCATCCCCATGTTTGTCAACGCAAAGCAATACCACGCCATTCTCAGGCGTCGCCAAACCAGAGCTAAACTCGAGGCTCAGAATAAGGTGGCAAGAACAAGAAAG CCATATCTCCATGAGTCCCGCCACCACCACGCTCTGAGGAGAGCTCGGGGTTCCGGAGGGCGCTTCTTGAACACGAAGAAGTCGAGCCCCACAGCTGAAGAACCAAAGAGCAGCACCAGTTGGGGCACATCCACCACCTCTGGCTCTGATGTCTCCTGCATATTCAACAACGACGACTTATTCCAACAGCCACGCATGGGGACACAATCGCGTACGATGGAACACAACAACATGCTTCTGTTATCCATGGATAGTTGCGCACAAATCCGTACCACGACGTGA
- the LOC121806399 gene encoding mechanosensitive ion channel protein 10-like, giving the protein MDGNDGARKGTGENSMIRNQNRTHDVIINVPEDAKDTKPNFSGAPPLRESNDLGLNGQMSPRVSYTATEPARISASKPPKIPTGEGLTRRKSLARSLYSKPKTRFGEQSVSIEGKVIDENGPEAYEVPSRGASFNHGKPDIGSASIKDRTVPVTPKTPFASSFRGLDEDEEIYKKVSSRKKLKHKKVRAKVLVEWLIFLCILGCLIASLTVPRLQQIMLWGLRLWKWFALVLVTFSGSLVTEWMINFVVLLIELNYLLKKKVLYFVFGLKKIVQVCIWIALVLITWTLLFREGVDKSSRAATKILDIITRTLASMLVGSFLWLLKNLLLKILASSFHVNTFFDRIQESIFHQYILFSLSGKPIMEAEQMLGRASSNVSQLSVTKKDKDGREKKEKEVIDINKLHQMRQEKVSAWTMKMLVDVISKSGLTTLSNALDESVYNGGNEQTDKEITNEEEAIAAAYHIFRNVAQHGCTYVEEYDMRRFMIKEEVDIVFPMIDVGETGKIDRKALTEWVVKVYKDRRALAHALTDTKTAVKQLNKLITVLLVIVIVVIWLLLTGIATTKVLVVMSSQLVVAVFMFGNTCKTIFEAIIFVFVMHPFDVGDRCVVDGVQMIVEEMNIFTTVFLKADNEKVYYPNSVLSTKPISNFYRSPDMGDAFEFNIDFKTPMEKIGSLRERIKKYLEKNPKHWHPNHNLVVKEIENVNKIKMALFMNHTMNFQDFPERNRRRTELVLEMKRILEELHIRYDLLPQDVHLNDSRTSTETSK; this is encoded by the exons ATGGATGGTAATGATGGAGCTCGAAAAGGTACCGGAGAAAATAGCATGATTCGGAATCAGAATAGAACACATGATGTGATAATTAATGTTCCTGAAGATGCAAAGGATACAAAGCCTAACTTTTCAGGGGCACCACCTCTTAGAGAATCGAATGATTTGGGACTTAATGGTCAAATGTCGCCACGGGTGAGTTACACCGCAACTGAACCTGCGAGGATTAGTGCTAGTAAGCCTCCCAAGATCCCCACAGGTGAGGGTCTTACTAGGCGAAAATCTTTAGCCAGGTCGCTTTATTCTAAGCCGAAAACTCGATTTGGTGAGCAGTCTGTGTCAATTGAGGGTAAGGTGATTGATGAGAATGGGCCTGAAGCATATGAGGTGCCTAGTCGGGGTGCTTCATTTAATCATGGGAAGCCGGACATTGGTAGTGCTAGCATAAAGGATAGGACTGTGCCAGTAACTCCGAAAACCCCTTTTGCGAGTTCTTTTAGGGGACTggatgaggatgaggaaatatatAAGAAGGTTAGCAGTAGGAAGAAGCTAAAGCATAAAAAAGTGAGAGCCAAAGTTTTGGTGGAGTGGTTGATATTTCTTTGTATTCTTGGCTGTTTGATTGCAAGTTTGACTGTTCCTAGGCTGCAACAGATAATGCTATGGGGATTACGTCTTTGGAAGTGGTTTGCACTTGTTTTGGTAACCTTTAGTGGCTCGTTGGTTACTGAATGGATGATCAATTTTGTTGTTTTGCTGATTGAGCTAAACTATTTGCTGAAAAAGAAGgtattgtattttgtttttggcCTGAAGAAGATAGTTCAAGTTTGCATTTGGATTGCTTTAGTGCTTATCACTTGGACATTGCTGTTCCGGGAAGGGGTGGACAAGTCATCACGTGCTGCCACCAAAATTTTAGATATTATAACTCGGACTCTTGCTTCGATGCTTGTTGGTTCGTTCTTGTGGCTATTGAAGAACTTGTTGTTAAAGATTTTGGCATCTTCGTTCCATGTGAACACATTCTTCGATAGGATTCAGGAATCAATCTTTCATCAATACATACTATTTTCACTCTCTGGCAAGCCAATCATGGAGGCGGAACAAATGTTGGGAAGAGCAAGCAGTAATGTAAGTCAATTAAGTGTCACAAAGAAGGATAAGGACGGCAGAGAAAAGAAGGAGAAAGAGGTGATTGATATTAATAAGCTGCATCAGATGAGGCAAGAAAAGGTCTCTGCCTGGACCATGAAGATGTTAGTTGATGTTATATCTAAATCAGGTCTCACCACACTTTCTAATGCTCTTGATGAAAGTGTCTACAATGGGGGCAATGAACAAACTGACAAGGAAATAACAAACGAGGAGGAGGCAATTGCTGCTGCATATCACATTTTCAGAAATGTTGCTCAACATGGTTGCAC GTACGTTGAAGAATATGATATGAGGAGATTCATGATCAAGGAAGAGGTTGACATTGTATTTCCAATGATTGATGTGGGTGAGACCGGGAAGATTGACAGAAAAGCTTTGACCGAATGGGTG GTGAAAGTTTACAAAGATCGCAGAGCGCTTGCCCATGCTCTTACAGACACAAAAACTGCTGTAAAGCAACTGAACAAGCTTATTACAGTGCTTTTGGTGATTGTCATTGTGGTTATTTGGCTTCTCTTAACGGGAATAGCGACCACCAAAGTGCTTGTTGTTATGTCATCTCAGCTTGTCGTGGCTGTTTTTATGTTTGGAAATACTTGCAAGACTATCTTTGAAGCTATTATTTTCGTATTTGTGATGCATCCCTTTGATGTTGGTGATCGCTGTGTTGTTGATGGTGTTCAG ATGATCGTGGAAGAGATGAATATCTTTACAACTGTCTTTCTGAAGGCTGATAATGAGAAAGTGTACTACCCAAATTCTGTTCTGTCTACGAAACCCATAAGCAATTTCTACAGAAGCCCAGATATGGGAGATGCGTTCGAGTTCAACATTGATTTCAAGACACCAATGGAGAAAATAGGctctttgagagagagaatcaagaa GTACTTGGAGAAAAATCCTAAGCACTGGCATCCAAATCACAACCTCGTCGTCAAGGAGATTGAAAATGTGAACAAGATAAAGATGGCCCTCTTTATGAATCACACTATGAACTTCCAAGACTTTCCGGAGAGGAACAGACGTAGAACTGAACTGGTTCTGGAAATGAAAAGGATTTTGGAAGAGCTTCATATCAGATACGATCTCCTTCCTCAAGATGTTCATCTCAATGACTCAAGAACATCGACAGAAACCAGCAAATGA